In one window of Rhizobium oryzihabitans DNA:
- the crcB gene encoding fluoride efflux transporter CrcB: MVNIVLVAAGGAIGSVFRYLVGVWSVRLAGPNFPWGTLAVNVAGSFLIGLLVELVARRLNASMEMRLFLVTGVLGGFTTFSSFSLDAVALFERGALGLSAIYVITSLVVSIAAVFAGLALGRSLF, from the coding sequence ATGGTGAATATCGTTCTCGTCGCCGCAGGCGGCGCAATCGGTTCCGTATTCCGTTATCTGGTCGGTGTCTGGAGTGTGCGGCTGGCGGGGCCGAACTTTCCCTGGGGAACTCTGGCGGTCAATGTGGCCGGGTCGTTCCTGATCGGTCTTTTGGTCGAGCTTGTGGCAAGGCGTCTCAATGCGTCGATGGAAATGCGGCTGTTCCTCGTCACCGGCGTGCTCGGCGGGTTCACAACCTTTTCGTCCTTCTCGCTCGATGCGGTTGCGCTTTTTGAGCGCGGCGCCCTCGGTCTTTCAGCCATTTACGTCATTACAAGTCTTGTGGTTTCCATAGCCGCGGTTTTCGCCGGGCTGGCCTTGGGCCGCAGTTTGTTCTAA
- a CDS encoding copper chaperone PCu(A)C, with protein MKTTKIITCTLFMASVSTAQAFAHATFVDGSAEQDSTIVAALQVPHGCDGGLATTEVQIKLPEGFISAKPQPKAGWELEIIKGDYQKAYKNHGKEIKSGPVEIRWKGGNLPDEFYDTFAVQGKISGIEARQDLPFKVTQLCGDKGKVSWDEVAAAGVDPHSLKSPAPTIRVTEKAHAGGHDHSAMAMDMDMNMDVAKAGSLELSAGTTKAMLPGQPVGGGYVTIKNTGDSDDKLIGVESPAAGRAEIHEMAMVNDVMKMRKLDDGVVIPAGQIVELKPGGLHMMFFNVKKPFAEGDKVPVTLIFEKAGKVEIVLSAGSAKGDAHQHN; from the coding sequence ATGAAAACCACCAAGATCATCACCTGCACCCTGTTCATGGCCTCCGTCTCGACGGCACAAGCTTTCGCTCACGCGACCTTCGTTGACGGTTCGGCCGAACAGGACAGCACCATCGTTGCCGCACTTCAGGTGCCGCATGGTTGCGATGGCGGACTTGCCACCACCGAAGTGCAGATCAAGCTGCCGGAAGGCTTCATTTCCGCCAAGCCGCAGCCAAAGGCCGGCTGGGAACTGGAGATCATCAAGGGCGACTATCAGAAGGCCTACAAGAACCACGGCAAGGAGATCAAAAGCGGGCCGGTCGAAATCCGCTGGAAAGGCGGCAACCTGCCGGACGAGTTCTACGACACCTTTGCCGTGCAGGGAAAAATTTCCGGCATAGAGGCGAGGCAGGACCTGCCCTTCAAGGTGACGCAGCTTTGCGGCGACAAGGGCAAGGTTTCGTGGGATGAGGTGGCGGCCGCTGGTGTCGATCCTCATTCGCTGAAAAGCCCGGCTCCGACCATCCGTGTTACCGAAAAGGCCCATGCGGGCGGACATGATCACTCTGCCATGGCTATGGACATGGACATGAATATGGATGTCGCAAAGGCCGGCAGCCTCGAACTCTCCGCCGGCACGACAAAGGCGATGCTGCCGGGTCAGCCCGTTGGCGGCGGTTACGTGACGATCAAGAATACCGGTGACAGTGACGACAAGCTGATTGGCGTCGAATCCCCAGCCGCCGGCCGTGCCGAAATTCACGAAATGGCCATGGTCAACGACGTCATGAAGATGCGCAAGCTGGATGACGGCGTCGTCATTCCCGCCGGCCAGATCGTGGAGTTGAAGCCGGGCGGCCTGCACATGATGTTCTTCAACGTGAAGAAGCCTTTTGCCGAAGGCGACAAGGTGCCGGTAACGCTGATCTTTGAAAAGGCCGGTAAGGTCGAGATCGTGCTTTCCGCCGGCTCGGCCAAGGGCGATGCTCACCAGCATAATTGA